One Glutamicibacter mishrai genomic window carries:
- a CDS encoding FAD/NAD(P)-binding protein — protein MSTVMENPKIEYSLAIVGAGPRGTSVVERFADLSLKLAPKGSKLNIVVLDPYRPGSGHVWNPRQSENFWMNTPASFPTVAPERVTDEPGLSFRQFVALRGDGRQLTEEHAKAIEHIGAGTYPSRAMYGEYLEHVFDRSCAVLKEHESFTIQHVPAEVLAVRPQGNGYQLEYKASAPGAEAQHLSVDAVVLALGHQSAELNPWQKQLQEAATNSGATYLPPNIPADLDFSKFADGQPALIRGLGLNFFDCMAELTLGRGGIFREVSNEPGHQFEYVASGREPELIVASRRGTPYWGKPVVEQFIPEEIALRFFDVQDLIGHLAELRATNPNATLEFSRHIWPKLHRDVLFAYYRQCARSAGAPEGFSAEEFIDQLESILLAEHREGSQVWLSELRKFISQFPEIQWLDVPKLARPFEELGFASNEDYQQAVQDYLISNARHSTGGLEDPLSCAIMTMNAGRMLVKELIVAGVIDEQSRIEEIQAHFEPLVEGLASGPPLERIEQLLALSRAGIVTFIGPEPEFAFDEVSGQFTASSPWVDAEVHTAKTMCEAMMPSNRVLQNDTTLIKQLLKDHVGRAHTWRNSEGESLPGSGFDVVGEPYRLVNSEGLAHRGIFVMGLQLSSAQWGTAIAAQAGDVNNPAARTLKDATHVANEVARLAGFLVGEGLPTERH, from the coding sequence GTGAGCACCGTGATGGAGAACCCCAAGATTGAGTACAGCCTGGCTATAGTCGGGGCTGGCCCGCGCGGCACCAGCGTTGTCGAACGATTTGCTGACTTGTCGCTCAAGCTGGCGCCCAAGGGCAGCAAGCTGAACATCGTGGTTCTTGATCCGTACCGTCCCGGATCGGGGCACGTCTGGAATCCGCGGCAGTCGGAGAATTTCTGGATGAATACCCCCGCCTCTTTCCCCACGGTTGCGCCCGAACGAGTAACCGATGAGCCGGGTTTGAGCTTCAGGCAATTTGTCGCATTGCGGGGAGATGGACGACAGCTCACCGAGGAGCACGCCAAAGCCATCGAACATATCGGAGCGGGAACCTATCCATCACGCGCCATGTACGGCGAATACCTGGAGCATGTTTTTGACCGTAGCTGTGCCGTGCTCAAGGAGCATGAGTCATTCACGATCCAACATGTTCCCGCCGAAGTCCTCGCTGTGCGTCCACAGGGCAACGGGTACCAGCTGGAGTACAAGGCGTCTGCTCCAGGGGCCGAAGCGCAGCATCTGTCAGTAGACGCGGTGGTCCTGGCCTTGGGGCACCAGAGCGCGGAACTGAATCCCTGGCAGAAGCAGCTGCAGGAAGCCGCGACTAATTCGGGTGCCACCTATCTGCCGCCGAACATTCCCGCTGATCTTGATTTCAGCAAATTCGCGGACGGCCAGCCAGCGCTCATTCGAGGGCTGGGCCTGAACTTCTTTGACTGCATGGCTGAACTCACCCTGGGCCGGGGAGGAATCTTCCGGGAGGTGAGCAATGAACCGGGGCATCAGTTCGAGTACGTAGCCTCCGGCAGGGAACCTGAACTGATCGTGGCCTCGCGACGCGGAACCCCCTACTGGGGCAAGCCGGTCGTTGAGCAGTTCATCCCAGAAGAGATCGCACTGCGCTTCTTCGACGTCCAGGATCTGATTGGCCATCTTGCCGAGTTGCGCGCGACGAACCCGAATGCCACGCTGGAGTTTTCACGGCATATCTGGCCCAAGCTCCACCGCGACGTGCTCTTCGCGTACTACCGGCAGTGCGCGCGGAGCGCCGGGGCGCCTGAGGGCTTCTCAGCGGAAGAATTCATTGATCAGCTGGAATCGATCCTTCTGGCCGAGCACCGCGAAGGCAGCCAGGTGTGGCTGAGCGAGCTGCGCAAATTCATCTCGCAATTCCCGGAAATCCAATGGCTTGATGTTCCCAAGCTTGCCCGGCCGTTCGAAGAATTGGGATTTGCCTCCAATGAGGACTACCAGCAGGCAGTCCAGGATTATTTGATCAGCAATGCCCGGCACAGCACCGGTGGTCTGGAAGACCCGTTGTCCTGCGCCATCATGACGATGAATGCCGGCCGGATGCTGGTCAAGGAATTGATTGTCGCCGGTGTTATCGACGAACAGTCCAGGATTGAAGAGATCCAGGCGCACTTCGAACCACTGGTTGAAGGGCTGGCTTCCGGGCCTCCCCTGGAAAGAATCGAACAATTGCTGGCGCTATCCCGCGCCGGCATCGTGACCTTTATCGGCCCGGAACCGGAATTCGCCTTTGACGAAGTCTCGGGGCAGTTCACGGCCTCCTCGCCGTGGGTGGACGCCGAAGTGCACACAGCGAAAACGATGTGCGAAGCGATGATGCCGAGCAACCGCGTGCTGCAGAACGATACAACCCTCATCAAGCAATTGCTGAAGGACCACGTGGGCCGAGCCCACACGTGGCGCAATTCGGAAGGGGAGAGCCTTCCCGGCTCAGGCTTTGATGTTGTGGGTGAACCGTACCGCCTGGTCAACAGCGAGGGACTGGCCCACCGCGGGATTTTTGTGATGGGTCTGCAGCTATCGTCAGCGCAATGGGGAACGGCGATTGCAGCCCAGGCCGGCGACGTGAATAATCCTGCGGCGCGAACGCTCAAGGACGCCACGCATGTAGCCAACGAAGTGGCACGCCTGGCTGGTTTCCTGGTGGGCGAAGGGCTGCCTACAGAACGGCATTAA
- a CDS encoding NAD(P)H-quinone oxidoreductase produces MNAYIYNAGGGPEVIELTERPIPSLGSGEVLVKVEAFGLNRADVQQRKGVYPPPEGASDIPGLEVAGSIVAVGDGASDWSVGTRVAALLAGGGYAQYVNVPTELLIRIPDELSIEEAAALPEVSATVVSNLFIEGGLEQGQTILIHGGAGGIGSMAIQLAKAAGARVFVTASSAEKLAYCQELGADEGINYREEDFEQRVGELTNGQGVDLILDVIGAKYLQPNINALAVNGRLVIIGLQGGTKAEVNLGVMLGKRARVIATTLRSRPLEQKNEIIKQTIARVMPLVDEGKLAINVSKIFDFSDLTSAHEYFDSGEHTGKIVVKA; encoded by the coding sequence ATGAACGCCTACATCTACAACGCCGGTGGAGGGCCAGAGGTCATCGAGCTGACCGAACGGCCCATCCCTAGTCTTGGATCCGGGGAAGTGCTGGTCAAGGTGGAAGCCTTTGGGCTGAACCGTGCCGATGTGCAGCAGCGCAAAGGGGTTTATCCACCGCCTGAGGGAGCCAGTGATATACCCGGACTGGAGGTCGCAGGCAGCATCGTCGCGGTCGGTGACGGGGCCAGCGATTGGAGCGTTGGAACGCGCGTAGCGGCACTGCTAGCCGGAGGTGGATACGCGCAGTATGTGAACGTGCCGACCGAGTTGCTGATCCGGATCCCCGACGAGCTGTCGATCGAGGAAGCAGCCGCCCTGCCGGAAGTCTCGGCCACGGTGGTATCCAATCTCTTCATTGAAGGTGGGCTGGAGCAGGGTCAGACGATCCTGATTCACGGTGGGGCCGGCGGCATCGGGTCCATGGCCATTCAGCTGGCCAAGGCTGCGGGCGCTCGCGTGTTCGTCACTGCTTCGTCGGCCGAAAAGCTGGCCTACTGCCAAGAGCTGGGAGCTGATGAGGGGATCAACTACCGCGAGGAGGACTTCGAACAGCGGGTCGGCGAACTGACCAATGGGCAGGGCGTTGATCTGATCCTCGACGTCATCGGCGCGAAGTACCTTCAGCCGAATATCAATGCGCTCGCCGTGAACGGGCGGTTGGTCATCATCGGCCTGCAGGGCGGAACCAAGGCCGAAGTGAACTTGGGTGTGATGCTTGGAAAGCGTGCCCGGGTTATCGCCACGACGCTGCGTTCCCGACCGTTGGAGCAGAAGAACGAGATCATCAAGCAGACCATCGCACGAGTGATGCCGTTGGTCGATGAAGGAAAACTAGCCATCAACGTCTCCAAGATCTTCGATTTCTCGGATCTGACTAGTGCACATGAGTATTTTGATTCGGGTGAGCACACAGGAAAAATCGTTGTGAAGGCTTAG
- a CDS encoding carbon starvation CstA family protein, with protein MLTLSAQNTLPPAGVDPEVAQREETRWTPLRIAVWIAIALVGGIAWSFLAFSRGETINAIWFVFAAVATYLIAYRFYAKFIERKIVRPDDFRATPAETVNNGRDFVPTDRRVLFGHHFAAIAGAGPLVGPILAAQMGYLPGTIWIIVGVVLAGAVQDYLVMFFSMRRGGRSLGQMAREELGLIGGTAALIATLTIMIIITAILALVVVNALGESAWGVYSVGLTIPIALFMGIYLRFIRPGKVLEISIIGFILLMFAIISGRWIAESPWGAEFFHLDRTTIAWAIIIYGIIAAVLPVWLLLAPRDYLSTFMKIGVIALLAVAIIIVRPEITVPAFSEFASRSDGPVVSGHIFPFLFVTIACGALSGFHALISSGTTPKLVEKEKQTRFLGYGGMLMESMVAIMALVAAISIDRGVYFAMNSSAAATGGTVETAVAFVNSLGLAGVNLEPNTLTELATNVGETSVVSRTGGAPTLAVGIAHIMHQWFGGTAMMGFWYHFAIMFEALFILTAVDAGTRVARFMLQDTIGNFFPKFKDTSWRPGVWICTLVMVAGWGYILILGVTDPLGGINTFFPLFGIANQLLAAIALAVVMSIIAKRNNFKYLWVVALPLAFTVVVTFVASWQKISSPDTKVGYFANHNAYKEALANGETSLGSAKNVEAMEAVVRNTGVQGWLSVLFLLLTAVVIVTAIMATIKAKKNGGGNNTEDPAVPSKMYAPAGLISTPAEKQLEKEWKQVPASSRVQRGGH; from the coding sequence ATGCTCACCTTGAGTGCCCAGAATACGCTGCCCCCGGCAGGCGTTGATCCGGAGGTCGCCCAACGCGAAGAAACGCGTTGGACGCCTCTGCGGATCGCCGTCTGGATCGCCATTGCCCTAGTTGGTGGCATTGCTTGGTCCTTCCTTGCTTTTTCGAGAGGAGAAACCATCAATGCGATTTGGTTTGTCTTCGCAGCCGTCGCCACCTACCTGATTGCCTACCGTTTCTACGCGAAGTTCATCGAACGCAAGATCGTCCGGCCCGATGACTTCCGTGCGACGCCCGCCGAAACGGTGAACAACGGCCGCGACTTCGTTCCGACCGATCGCCGCGTGCTCTTCGGACACCACTTCGCCGCGATCGCCGGCGCCGGTCCTTTGGTCGGCCCGATCCTGGCCGCCCAGATGGGCTACCTGCCGGGAACCATCTGGATTATCGTCGGCGTTGTTTTGGCCGGAGCGGTCCAGGATTACCTGGTGATGTTCTTCTCCATGCGCCGCGGCGGCCGTTCCCTGGGCCAAATGGCCCGCGAAGAGCTTGGGCTGATCGGTGGCACCGCCGCCCTGATCGCCACGCTGACCATCATGATCATCATTACCGCCATCCTGGCGCTGGTCGTGGTCAACGCCCTGGGCGAATCCGCATGGGGCGTGTATTCGGTGGGCCTGACCATCCCGATCGCGCTCTTCATGGGCATCTACCTGCGCTTCATCCGCCCGGGCAAGGTCCTGGAGATCTCCATCATCGGCTTCATCCTGCTGATGTTCGCGATCATCTCCGGCCGCTGGATCGCCGAATCGCCATGGGGCGCCGAATTCTTCCACCTGGATCGCACCACCATCGCGTGGGCCATCATCATCTACGGCATTATCGCCGCAGTGCTTCCGGTCTGGCTGCTGCTGGCACCTCGTGACTACCTGTCGACGTTCATGAAGATCGGCGTCATCGCCCTTCTGGCCGTGGCCATCATCATCGTGCGCCCGGAAATCACCGTTCCAGCGTTCTCCGAGTTCGCCTCGCGCTCCGATGGCCCGGTGGTCTCCGGGCATATATTCCCGTTCCTGTTCGTGACCATTGCCTGTGGCGCGCTGTCGGGCTTCCACGCACTGATCTCCTCGGGCACCACCCCGAAGCTGGTTGAGAAGGAAAAGCAGACCCGCTTCCTGGGCTACGGCGGCATGCTCATGGAATCCATGGTGGCCATCATGGCGCTGGTGGCTGCGATCTCCATCGACCGCGGCGTGTACTTCGCGATGAACTCCTCGGCGGCCGCCACCGGCGGCACTGTGGAAACCGCGGTGGCCTTTGTGAACTCGCTGGGCCTTGCCGGCGTGAACCTGGAGCCGAATACGCTCACCGAACTGGCCACCAATGTGGGTGAGACCAGCGTGGTCTCGCGTACCGGTGGAGCTCCGACCCTGGCCGTGGGTATCGCCCACATCATGCACCAGTGGTTCGGCGGCACCGCGATGATGGGTTTCTGGTACCACTTCGCCATCATGTTCGAGGCGCTGTTCATCCTCACCGCTGTTGATGCCGGCACCCGCGTGGCCCGCTTCATGCTGCAGGACACCATTGGCAACTTCTTCCCGAAGTTCAAGGACACCTCTTGGCGTCCCGGGGTGTGGATCTGCACCCTGGTCATGGTGGCCGGATGGGGATACATCCTCATCCTGGGCGTGACCGACCCGCTGGGCGGCATCAACACCTTCTTCCCGCTGTTCGGCATCGCGAACCAGCTGCTGGCGGCCATCGCCCTAGCAGTTGTCATGTCCATCATCGCCAAGCGCAACAACTTCAAGTACCTGTGGGTTGTCGCCCTGCCACTGGCCTTCACCGTGGTGGTCACCTTCGTGGCCAGCTGGCAGAAGATCTCCTCGCCGGATACCAAGGTCGGATACTTCGCCAACCACAATGCCTACAAGGAAGCGCTGGCCAACGGCGAAACCTCGCTCGGTTCGGCCAAAAACGTCGAAGCCATGGAAGCTGTGGTGCGCAATACCGGCGTCCAGGGCTGGCTCTCGGTGCTCTTCCTGCTGCTGACCGCGGTGGTGATCGTTACCGCGATCATGGCAACGATCAAGGCCAAGAAGAACGGCGGCGGCAACAACACCGAGGATCCTGCAGTCCCTTCGAAGATGTACGCGCCGGCCGGACTGATTTCCACTCCTGCTGAAAAGCAGCTGGAGAAGGAATGGAAGCAGGTTCCTGCCTCATCGCGAGTCCAGCGCGGCGGCCACTAG
- a CDS encoding YbdD/YjiX family protein — protein sequence MATLMERLSQAKRFVDGVLGADKYQHYLEHHHRNHPDQSPMSEREFWKDYTDWQEKNPEGRCC from the coding sequence ATGGCAACGCTGATGGAACGCCTCTCGCAGGCCAAACGGTTTGTCGACGGGGTGCTGGGTGCCGATAAGTACCAGCACTATCTGGAACACCATCATCGCAATCATCCGGACCAATCTCCGATGAGTGAACGGGAGTTCTGGAAGGACTACACCGACTGGCAGGAAAAGAACCCCGAGGGGCGTTGCTGCTGA
- a CDS encoding aldo/keto reductase codes for MTQTIPTSKFLDGNTIDQLGYGVWQVKDDEAEIAVGKALKAGYRHIDTAKIYGNEAGVGRAVAASGIAREDLFITTKVWNADQGYDKTIAAADASLGRLGLEYVDLYLIHWLQPKRGTYVDTWKALIQLQKDGKAKSIGVCNFTVEALEELYTETGVRPVINQVETHPYFPQAELRAYEAEHGILHESWSPLGQGGDLLKDPVLEGIAKKHDASVAQVVIAWHLALGNVVIPKSVTDARIVENFESLNVTLDAEDIEAIATLDRGAEGRIAADPATADFE; via the coding sequence ATGACCCAAACAATACCCACAAGTAAGTTCCTCGACGGAAACACCATTGACCAGCTGGGCTATGGCGTGTGGCAGGTCAAGGACGACGAAGCGGAAATCGCGGTTGGCAAGGCCCTGAAGGCTGGCTACCGCCACATCGACACCGCGAAGATCTACGGCAACGAAGCAGGCGTCGGCCGCGCGGTTGCCGCCAGTGGCATTGCCCGCGAAGACCTGTTCATCACCACCAAGGTCTGGAATGCGGACCAGGGTTACGACAAGACCATCGCAGCAGCCGACGCATCGCTGGGGCGTCTGGGTCTGGAATACGTTGACCTGTACCTCATCCACTGGCTGCAGCCCAAGCGCGGCACCTACGTGGATACCTGGAAGGCGCTGATCCAGCTGCAGAAGGACGGCAAGGCCAAGTCCATCGGCGTCTGCAACTTCACCGTAGAAGCCCTCGAAGAGCTCTACACCGAAACCGGCGTCCGCCCGGTCATCAACCAGGTTGAAACCCACCCGTACTTCCCGCAAGCCGAACTGCGTGCCTACGAAGCCGAACACGGAATCCTGCACGAGTCGTGGTCGCCACTGGGACAGGGCGGAGACCTGCTCAAGGATCCAGTGCTTGAAGGCATTGCCAAGAAGCATGACGCCTCCGTGGCGCAGGTTGTCATCGCCTGGCATCTGGCCCTGGGCAACGTCGTTATTCCGAAGTCCGTGACCGATGCGCGCATCGTCGAGAACTTCGAATCGTTGAACGTGACCCTGGATGCTGAAGACATCGAAGCGATCGCTACCTTGGATCGCGGCGCAGAAGGACGCATTGCGGCTGACCCAGCCACTGCCGACTTCGAATAA
- a CDS encoding EthD family reductase yields the protein MHKLTVLYPEPADRDAFVKYYEQTHLPLAAQLPGLRSWRYSTNISPDAQGNPAKYFAIFEAEFSDVDAFRAAMSSPEGQAVAADVPNYATGGAITLDFEITGGNET from the coding sequence ATGCACAAGCTCACCGTTCTTTATCCCGAACCCGCTGACCGTGATGCCTTCGTCAAGTACTACGAACAGACCCACTTGCCGCTTGCGGCCCAGCTTCCAGGGCTTCGTTCGTGGCGCTACTCGACGAATATTTCCCCGGACGCGCAAGGCAACCCGGCGAAGTACTTCGCGATTTTCGAGGCCGAGTTCAGCGATGTCGATGCATTTCGCGCGGCCATGAGCTCGCCCGAGGGGCAGGCGGTGGCCGCGGATGTCCCCAACTACGCCACCGGGGGAGCGATAACGCTCGACTTCGAAATCACCGGCGGCAACGAGACTTGA
- a CDS encoding alpha/beta hydrolase gives MPVRSSKLRLLAVGTLLALTGLTGCSAGSTLPDAEGTDANPSASSPDTPRGLESYYSQQVDWENCGDALECATIKVPLDYGDPTGESIELSINRRAADGASRNLLVNPGGPGGSGLDMVESSVQTMFSDQLQKSYNVIGFDPRGVGESSPVTCQSDAKTDEGRQENLRAWLPEDQEQIIEETEDYAADCAANTGDLLGHVDTVSAAKDMDVIRAVLGDKQLDYLGFSYGTFLGATYADLFPQKVGRFVLDGAMDPKSQAADLTKAQAVGFEHEIEAWLAQCIDSEGCPFSGTVESAKVQLQQFFAQVENEPMVSSDGRTVPIIDFVNGFILPLYDNSNWPYLTQAMASAVNDGDVDTILGFADLAADRQSDGTYASNSSDAFTAINCLDRPMNAGEEAMGKEATELMRVAPTLGKYLSYGEIACDLWDHKPTGKAGALDAKGSNEILVVGTTSDPATPYQWSQSLAKQLDNATLLTYQGHGHTAYGRSNDCITNAVDGYLIDGKAPAPDTQC, from the coding sequence GTGCCTGTACGCTCATCCAAACTGCGTTTGCTTGCGGTGGGAACCCTGCTGGCCCTGACCGGGCTCACCGGTTGCTCCGCGGGATCCACGCTCCCTGACGCCGAAGGCACGGACGCGAACCCCAGCGCCAGCAGCCCCGATACTCCCCGCGGGCTGGAAAGCTACTACTCCCAGCAGGTCGATTGGGAGAACTGTGGCGATGCCCTGGAATGCGCCACCATCAAGGTGCCGCTGGACTATGGCGATCCCACCGGCGAGAGCATCGAGCTTTCGATTAATCGCCGGGCAGCAGATGGCGCAAGCCGGAACCTGCTGGTGAATCCCGGCGGACCCGGCGGCTCAGGCTTGGATATGGTCGAGTCTTCCGTGCAGACCATGTTCAGCGATCAGCTGCAGAAGTCCTACAACGTCATCGGGTTCGACCCGCGTGGCGTGGGCGAAAGCTCCCCGGTCACTTGCCAGAGCGACGCCAAAACCGATGAGGGCCGCCAGGAAAACCTCCGTGCCTGGTTGCCCGAGGACCAGGAACAGATCATCGAGGAAACCGAGGACTATGCGGCCGACTGCGCTGCCAACACCGGCGACCTCTTGGGCCACGTTGACACTGTCTCGGCTGCCAAGGATATGGATGTCATCCGCGCCGTTCTGGGCGACAAGCAGCTGGACTACCTGGGATTCTCCTACGGCACGTTCCTCGGTGCGACCTATGCGGATTTGTTCCCGCAAAAGGTGGGGCGTTTTGTCCTTGACGGCGCCATGGATCCCAAGAGCCAGGCCGCGGATTTGACCAAGGCACAGGCCGTTGGCTTCGAGCACGAAATCGAAGCCTGGCTTGCCCAATGCATCGATTCCGAGGGCTGCCCCTTCAGCGGCACCGTGGAATCAGCGAAGGTGCAGCTTCAGCAGTTCTTCGCCCAGGTCGAGAACGAGCCCATGGTTTCCAGCGACGGCCGAACGGTGCCGATCATCGATTTTGTCAACGGATTCATCCTGCCGCTGTATGACAATTCCAATTGGCCCTACTTAACGCAGGCCATGGCTTCCGCCGTTAATGACGGCGATGTCGATACCATTCTCGGATTCGCCGATCTGGCCGCTGATCGGCAGAGCGATGGAACCTACGCTTCGAATTCCAGTGACGCGTTCACGGCCATCAACTGCCTGGACCGTCCAATGAACGCCGGCGAAGAGGCGATGGGCAAGGAAGCCACCGAGTTGATGCGCGTGGCTCCGACGTTGGGAAAGTACCTGTCCTACGGTGAAATCGCCTGCGATCTATGGGATCACAAGCCCACGGGCAAGGCTGGCGCGCTGGATGCCAAGGGATCCAATGAGATCCTTGTCGTCGGCACGACGTCCGATCCTGCCACCCCGTACCAGTGGTCCCAGTCGCTGGCCAAGCAATTGGATAACGCCACGTTGTTGACCTACCAGGGTCATGGCCACACGGCTTATGGGCGCTCCAATGACTGCATCACCAATGCGGTCGATGGCTACCTGATTGACGGGAAGGCCCCGGCACCTGACACGCAGTGCTGA